The genomic window tatgtcatCCTGTGCATGTCTGTAGTTtaatgcagtttttatgttgctttacatagtctagtgtagccttgtgctgtctcacatagtctagtgtagttttgtgttgtttcatgtagcaccagggtcctggaggaatgttgttttgtttttactgtgtactgtaccagcagtttatggttgaaatgacaataaacttgacttgacttgacttgaaatagtgcaaaaaaaacagtagtgtagtggttagcacaacgccttACATTACCAGCAACCcttgttcaattcctgctgctgtctgaaaggagtttgtacgctctctccatgtctgcatgggcttcctccggtttcctccacagtccaaagatgaactggttggtaagttaattggtcaatgtaaattgtcccatgattaggctagggttaaatctgggaTTTGCTGGGCTTAAGGGCTAGAAGccttattccgtgctgtatctcaataataagaAAAGTAGTGAAATATTAACATTTGTTAAAATGAGGTACCTGGTCATGAAATTCACCTCCACTGCAAGGGTGCAGCCTATCTGATTCAAGGTCTTCAGCGGAAGGATATTTGTCAGAAAAACTTTCTCCGTTCTCTCCCTGTGGTGATTGTTTAACCAATGGTGGAGTGACTTCAGAGGCATCACAAGATGTCCTCTCCCTTTCTTGTAGCTTTATAGTTTCTGTGCAAACATCCAGCTCTGCAACCTTAAAAAACAGACACAAAGTTACTTGTTGGACTCTTCTCCTGTATGTTCATAGGCTGGGCTCACTGGTCCACACACAACCCTGAACATTCACAAATGACAAATGGGAGTTTCTGCAAAGTTTACTCTGTAACCATCCGTCTCATTCATAGACTTTGGAGAAAGCCAAGGATCCACAGTTTGGGGCAGTGTCCCTGTTTAAATGAACAGGGCGATGATAGGTCAAAGAGAAGAGTGAAAATGAAGGGCAGTTCCTCACTGAGGTCTCAAGGGGGTCAGAAAGAGAGATTTTGCAATTATGTTTGAATTTTATACTGTGAGGATGAgaggggtggtgatgggggaggctgGATGGAGAAGAACACTGAGAATGAAGAAATGAAAGACTCAGAGGCACACTAACTGTTGATAAAATAGAGGAAGAGGCAGAATGTGGGTGCTAGAGTTATCAACCATGGTAGTAGTAGTGCAATCAATGGAGTCGAGTTTGATGTTCTCCTAGTGGGTTTGGTTCCAAAGTGGTTTGTTCTCCTATGGTGTTGGGTGATGTTCCCCTGTGGGGTTTGGTTCCAAAGGGCTTTGTTCTCCAATGATGTTGGGTGGTGATTTCCTAGGGGGTTTGGTTCCAAATGGGTTTGTTCTCCTATGATCTTGGGTGGTGATCTCCTAGGGGGTTTGGTTCCTCACGGGTTTGTTCCCTATGATGTTGGGTGGTGATCTCCTAGGGTGTTTTTTTCCTAACGGGTTTGTTCCCTATGATGTTGGGTGGTGATCTCCTAGGGGGTTTGGTTCCTAACGGGTTTGTTCTCCTATGATGTTGGGTGGTGATCTCCTGTTGGGTTTGGTTCCTAACGGGTTTGTTCTCCTATGGTGTTGGGTGGTGATCTCCAAGGGGGTTTGGTTCCTCACGGGTTTGTTCCCTATGATGTTGGGTTGTGATCTCCTAGGGGGTTTAGTTCCTAAGGGCTTTGTTCTCCTATGATGTTGGGTGGTGATCTCCAAGGGGGTTTGGTTCCTCATGGGTTTGTTCCCTATGATGTTGGGTTGTGATCTCCTAGGGGGTTTAGTTCCTAAGGGCTTTGTTCTCCTATGATGTTGGGTGGTGATCTCCAAGGGGGTTTGGTTCCTCATGGGTTTGTTCTCCTATGGTGTTGGGTGGTGATCTCCAAGGGGGTTTGGTTCCTAACGGGTTTGTTCCCTATGATGTTGGCTGGTGATCTCCGACCTAGGGGGTTTGGTTCCTAATGGGTTTGTTCCCTATGATGTTGGGTGGTGATCTCCTAGGGGGTTTGGTTCCTAACGGGTTTGTTCCCTGTGATGTTGGGTGGTGATCTCCTAGGGGGTTTGGTTCCTAACGGGTTTGTTCTCCTATGATGTTGGGTGGTGATCTCCTAGGGGGTTTGGTTCCTAAAGGGCTTGTTCTCCTATGATGTTGGGTGGTGATCTCCTGTGGGGTTTGGTTCCTAAGGGGCTTGTTCTCCTATGATGTTGGGTGGTGATCTCCTAGGGGGTTTGGTTCCTAACGGGTTTGTTCCTTATGATGTTGGGTGGTGATCTCCTAGGGGGTTTGGTTCCTAAGGGCTTTGTTCTCCTATGATGTTGGGTGGTGATCTCCTAGGGGGTTTGGTTCCTCACGGGTTTGTTCCCTATGATGTTGGGTGGTGATCTCCTAGGGGTTTTGGTTCCTAACGGGTTTGTTCCCTATGATGTTGGGTGGTGATCTCCTAGGGTGTTTGTTTCCTAACGGGTTTGTTCCCTATGATGTTGGGTGGTGATCTCCTAGGGGGTTTGGTTCCTAACGGGTTTGTTCCCTGTGATGTTGGGTGGTGATCTCCTAGGGGGTTTGGTTCCTAACGGGTTTGTTCTCCTATGATGTTGGGTGGTGATCTCCTAGGGGGTTTGGTTCCTAACGGGTTTGTTCTCCTATGATGTTGGGTGGTGATCTCCTGTGGGGTTTGGTTCCTAAGGGGCTTGTTCTCCTATGATGTTGGGTGGTGATCTCCTAGGGTGTTTGGTTCCTCACGGGTTTGTTCTCCTATGATGTTGGGTGGTGATCTCCTGTGGGGTTTGGTTGGTCCTCAGGTGCCTGTAGAGTTTGATTGGGATCAACATATTCCAGTGCAGTAGTCAATCCTAACTCACTGGCAACAAGTTTGTCTGAAACTAGACTAATGTGAGTTCAGGACCCATTCACTTGACCCCAACATAAAATCTAGGTAGACTCTCCAGTGCAGCAGAGTAATCTTTGTACTTTTGGAGGTGCCATCTTTCAGATCAGATGGTAAACCATGGCCCTATCTGACTCCTTAGCTAAATACAAAAGATTGTTTGACACTCTGCAAGGAAGATCAGGGATGTCTTCCTCAGGTTGAGGAAGACAACATTGCCAAAACAGATTATTTAGATATTATTGAAGTGTTGTTAGTGGGAGCTTGCTATTTTCAGATGACATGCCCCACTTCCTACATGACACTTAAAAGTTCTCCATCCTCTAGAGATTCCATAAGATCTTAGATTGAGGAAGTTACATTGTGTATTGTGCttttaaattgcagagaattCTACCTGCTCCCTTCCTATAAAGTAGAGCAATAGAAACaaaaagctagaggaactcagcagatcagctagcatctatagagaggaacaaactgttgatgttttgggctgagacccttcatctgaactgataaggaagagggaagaagccagaataagaagatgacaggtgataggtggaaaaaggaggaatctgatggtagaggacagTGTAccggaggagaaagggaaggaggaggggcatgagATGGAGctgatgggtaggtgaggagaagagaagggaagaGGCAAGTCTTCCTATGATGTATTGTCTGACATAAATTTTTCATTCTTTTGTAAACTCTACCTTATTTTGAGGACCTGTGGAAGTTTTATAATGCTGGTCACAAGCAGCATCTTCAGCCGATGCTCCCGACACTTCATTTCTCTTGCTCTTTTCTCTCTGACAGTGTTCTTCCTGGCCTCTCTGATTATCAGGCGGCTCTTCCTTCTTACCCAGATCACCACTTCCAGATCCATTCTCTACAGCTGGAGGGTTGAGCCCCTTGGAGGCACCCTTTCCTTCAGCATCGTGAACAGAACCTCCCCTGATGCAAGCACTCTCTACTTCCGGCAGGGGTAGTGTGATTTCTCGCTCACATTCTTTAGAGTTACTGACCTCGCAGGCTCTTTCGTTCACTATTACCAAGTCTATCAGTTCATTTACAAGGCACGTTACTATGGCAACAGCATCACTTTGTTCTGGCACATTTTCTTTCTCTTTAATTAAAGAAATCTCTGCTTCCTGCGCATGGTCTTTGTTGACTGTTTGAGTAGTGTTTGCTCTATTTTCGGTAGTTTGTGGtaacacagattcaccacagttTAATTGCTTATGTCTTTCAACCTTATAGCTTTCTCCATCTGCATGTGGAACCTCTGTTGAAGACTGTGTTTTATTCACTTCAGGAAACTTTATTGCATGGTTCTCTGCCTCATTGCACTGCATCGATTGTTCAGAATTTTCATCCTCTGCTCCAGAGGGCAGCATCTCAGAAGCGGCCTCTCCACTGGGCTCTTCTGAATGATTCTCCATAAAATTTATTAACTTATCACTTACAAGTACCAAGTTGTGTGCTACTTCCTTTAACTCATCTACTTGATGAATCTCAGGCTCTGTGCTCATGAGCAGTGATAACCCAGAGTCTTCCTCACTCTTTGTTGTATCTTCAGATGGTTctgcatcatcatcattatgaacACAGTCAATAGCTGAAAGGGATTGAGAAATTGCCTTATTTTCCTTGCGATCCTGTTCATATTCCTTGCACTGTGAGGGAGTGTCCATGACATCCACATCAGAATAAGATTCACAATGCAAGTTGCATGTCTCCTCATCCTTCAATGTAGTTGTTTCAGGTTCTCCAGGTCCCAGGGAGAGAACAGCAATTTCTTCTTCTCTTGAATCAATGTTGGTTTCTTCAAATGTTTCTGTTTCTGCTGGGATCTCCTTTGGAGGCACGATATTTTTCTCCAGTATCATGGAATTTTCCACTTGGACAAGCTTTGCAGTTGATTCTGTGCTTTGGCTTAATGGGTCCATTGGTATCCTTAACACTTCTATCCCGACCTCCTCAGATACTGGCACATCGTCTGTTTCTGTAACATTCTCTTGTCGCAATTGTGAAGCGGATTCTGTCTCTAGCTTCTCATTGCTTATCTCTTCACCCTCTGGTGTCCCGCTGGGTGTTACATCGCCACAATCTTCACATGTGGATTGTACTAGCTTTTCCAGATTAGTCTCCAGGTCTTTGCTCTCCACAAGTTCATTTGAGGTAGCTTTTGGTTTATCATCATTTTGTTCCTTTTCACTTTCGTTGATATTATTTCCTTTTAGTTGTATTTCAGTTGACTCTCCCAAGTGTATCATAAGCTCATTACTTGTCACTTCTTCACCTTGATTAAGACTGACCGTGAGGGTAGATCCAGCAGTTGGTGTTTCCAAATGAATCTCTTCATCTATCACAGCCAGTTGCTGATGCTCAGGTGGTTTGCAGTCAGGTAAATCCACACCTACCTTCACCTCGCTATCATCTAGGTACTCTCTTAATTCAGCAGAATTGGCTTTATCTTCTGCATCATTCAGGGTTGCCTTGGCATCTTGGCTATTGTCAACAGACCAAACACACTCTGGCTGTTCCTCCAACGCTATCTTAGTGATCTTGATTGGCTGTTCTTCCTCCACATTTTGTGCATTAATGGAACACGGATGATCTGTAGAGATCTGGAATCAAAATAAATTCAATACACTATGTGAAGCAATAGGGAAAAATGTGTGGAAGTAAACAGACTATTAGACATAGGATATGTGGGctgaattaggccaatcagcccattgaatttgctccaccattcaaccatggctgatattTTTAACCCtgttgtcctgccttctccctgtaacatcttttgtcttcttttgtctcCCTGTAACatcttttgtcttcttttgcacattggttgtttgtcagtatttgtttatgtatagtttttcatgaattctattgtatttctttatttccctgtaaacaccctcaagaaaatgtatctcaaggcAGTATGTGGTGAGATATACATacctggataataaatttaccttgacttAACCCTTAACTTCCTTAACAATCAAGGACCTaccaatctcttccttaaatgacttggccttcacagaccTCTGTGAATTCCATCCACAGACTTGCcacccactgggtgaagagtttcttCAAGGAgtgttgcctcaaaaaggcagcatccatcattaaagtcctccatcactcaggacatgccctcttctcattgataccatcaggaggagatataggagcatgcagacacacactcaaatattcaggaacaacttcctctctgctatcagatttctgaatagacctTGAACTCACGAACATTACTTCACTacctttttaatttttaattttgcactacttatttaaattaactatttacttatttaaaCAAACTAtttatatatagttaaattaatatgatatataataattaattaattaatatgatataatataatatactgtatatgttatGTATACATAtgtaatttcatgacatatgctggtgatattaaacctgattcagatccaTCACAACTTTACTCTGACGCTGGGCCCTCGGACCCAAAGAGTCCAGAGGACAGacattaaaatttgaaaggtAATCCAAACATTTTGCTGGTTATGTGAGTTAAAAAAAatgtgagttactgttgccttcctgttagcttgaaccagcttggccattctcctctgacctccttcattaacaaggaggcttcacccacagaactgccactcactagttttttgtttgttttttttgtgcccttctctgtaaactctagagactgttgtgtgtgaaaatcccaggagatcagcagtttctaaagatactcaaaccaccctatctggcaccaacaatcattctaccgtcaaaatcacttagatcacttttcctccccaatctgatgtttgatctgaacaacaactgaacctcttgaccacatctgcatgattttatgcattgagttgctgccacatgagtggttgattagatatttgcattaatgagcagctgcccactgagtgtatattgcatAATAAATTAAGCTGTTATAGTCACAGTTTACAAATGACAACCCAAACAAAATGGGCtgagggtctgtttccatgctgtattatcTGTGACTATGTACCAGTACCTCCTGTTCTTCTTCCTTGCCCTCTTCGATCTCTTCCATAACCTCTGCCTTGGCTTCAGCAATCAGCTCTCGGACTGGCTTGTTGCTTGTTACAGAAGCCATGAATGGATGCTGAAAGAAACACTCATTTTAATTAAACAGCAGACACAGGGAGCTAAGATCAGCCAAATGTTCTTCAAAGAATCCTTCACTTCTATTGAGAAAATCAACATCTTTGATGAGGGCCTTTCACTACACAATCAGGGGTCCTCCATTTGTGGAAATTCTATCAGGAAGTGATTATTGAGTACTCATCATTAATCTGAGAAGCACTTCATAAAcactggagattctgcagatgctggaaatatagagtaacatacacaaaatgctgggggatctcagcaggtcaggcagagtcttcggaagggaataaatagtcaatgttttgggtcgagacccctcatcgggactggaaaggaagggagaagaagccagaataaaaaggtttggGGAAGATGGAAAGAGTAcaggctgacaggtgataggtgagaccaggtgagggggaaggtgggtggataggggtgagggtggatgtgagaagttgggaggggataggtgagaccaggtgagggggaaggtgggtggatagGGGTGAGAGTGGATGTGAGAAGTTGGGAagggataggtgagaccaggtgagggggaaggtgggtggataggggtgagagtggatgtgagaagttgggaggggataggtgagaccaggtgagggggaaggtgggtggatagGGGTGAGAGTGGATGTGAGAAGTTGGG from Hypanus sabinus isolate sHypSab1 chromosome 1, sHypSab1.hap1, whole genome shotgun sequence includes these protein-coding regions:
- the LOC132390802 gene encoding STE20-like serine/threonine-protein kinase, which codes for MSFFSFMKRFKLGPEKKKTRQYERVKRDVDPEAVWKIVGELGDGAFGKVFKALNKETGAVAAAKVISSLNEEELEDYMVEINILGSCDHPNIVKLLDAFYYNNNLWILTEFCAGGAVDAIMLELERGLTEPQIRVICRQMLEALDYLHSNKIIHRDLKAGNVLLTLEGDIKLADFGVSAKNTHTIQRRTSFIGTPYWMAPEVVQCETMKDAPYDHKADIWSLGITLIELAEMEPPHHELNPMRVLLKITKAPPPTLVASSQWSLHFKDFLRRALEKNVDVRWCVKQLLQHPFMASVTSNKPVRELIAEAKAEVMEEIEEGKEEEQEISTDHPCSINAQNVEEEQPIKITKIALEEQPECVWSVDNSQDAKATLNDAEDKANSAELREYLDDSEVKVGVDLPDCKPPEHQQLAVIDEEIHLETPTAGSTLTVSLNQGEEVTSNELMIHLGESTEIQLKGNNINESEKEQNDDKPKATSNELVESKDLETNLEKLVQSTCEDCGDVTPSGTPEGEEISNEKLETESASQLRQENVTETDDVPVSEEVGIEVLRIPMDPLSQSTESTAKLVQVENSMILEKNIVPPKEIPAETETFEETNIDSREEEIAVLSLGPGEPETTTLKDEETCNLHCESYSDVDVMDTPSQCKEYEQDRKENKAISQSLSAIDCVHNDDDAEPSEDTTKSEEDSGLSLLMSTEPEIHQVDELKEVAHNLVLVSDKLINFMENHSEEPSGEAASEMLPSGAEDENSEQSMQCNEAENHAIKFPEVNKTQSSTEVPHADGESYKVERHKQLNCGESVLPQTTENRANTTQTVNKDHAQEAEISLIKEKENVPEQSDAVAIVTCLVNELIDLVIVNERACEVSNSKECEREITLPLPEVESACIRGGSVHDAEGKGASKGLNPPAVENGSGSGDLGKKEEPPDNQRGQEEHCQREKSKRNEVSGASAEDAACDQHYKTSTGPQNKVAELDVCTETIKLQERERTSCDASEVTPPLVKQSPQGENGESFSDKYPSAEDLESDRLHPCSGGEFHDQRQFKEFEEGVRPVQRMTLKKTRKFVVDGVEVSVTTSKVVSKDDKKDQDMRSARRQELRELRLLQKEEHRAQAQLDLKLQQQREQMFRQIELEMMNKKLYYDQEIENLERNCRQTINRLEIEYTNQLQEEAKKLKAEQAKELAKQCRNLKDKKQEQEFIQKQQQKLNEALQKIVRQRKSKISSTDFERLMKVQQLKRDREEVVWDVEQRHLNEKYHLFKQQVKEQFSLQRLQLMKRHEKEKERMSHDHHSLIEDLKSQQAQERARLPKTQRHEAKTQLNIFKQSLKSQAVSPLEQRDLIKQFMVQEEAQQKAERQHQQQLHEAQYKELMKQCENNSAELQQLQNEKLHLLIDSEKEKLKTLNEEHTMELKEWKERLASRRGILEDELARKRQQQEVPYRRSSEPDTSKSSLHRMSRFLQLHTFQS